Proteins from a genomic interval of Zingiber officinale cultivar Zhangliang chromosome 1B, Zo_v1.1, whole genome shotgun sequence:
- the LOC121977263 gene encoding epoxide hydrolase 4-like: protein MVNWVEAQKPLLHWLVHRAGLRQQAIEIEPGTVMCMWVPKHKATNKKAVVPEAAAITKTAFPAAPANAATSASEKPAVVLVHGFATEGIVTWQFQFGALTSQYDVYVPDLFFFGGSTTASADRSPGFQAECLAAALSRLGVERCTAVGFSYGGMVAFKMAERWPSLVTSLVVSGSVFAMTDSIGKATLDQLGFASSSELLMPESIKGLKALLSISMHKKLWFPDFLYRDFLEIMFSNRKERAELLEGLVISNQDAKVPTLDQRILLLWGENDNIFNLELAKKMKEQLGEKATVEIIENAGHLVHVERPCVYNLHLKKFLELVNSEDAKN from the exons ATGGTTAACTGGGTCGAGGCACAGAAGCCGCTCCTCCACTGGCTGGTTCACCGGGCGGGCCTCCGGCAGCAAGCTATCGAGATCGAGCCCGGCACCGTCATGTGCATGTGGGTTCCCAAGCACAAGGCCACCAACAAGAAGGCGGTGGTACCGGAAGCAGCAGCAATAACCAAGACGGCCTTCCCCGCCGCCCCGGCCAACGCCGCCACCTCCGCCAGTGAGAAGCCGGCGGTGGTCCTGGTGCACGGCTTCGCCACTGAGGGGATCGTGACGTGGCAGTTCCAGTTCGGGGCATTGACGAGCCAGTACGACGTGTACGTGCCCGACCTCTTCTTCTTCGGCGGCTCCACCACCGCCTCCGCCGACCGCTCCCCGGGCTTccaggccgagtgcctcgccgcGGCGCTGAGCAGGCTCGGCGTCGAGCGGTGCACCGCAGTGGGGTTCAGCTACGGCGGGATGGTGGCGTTCAAGATGGCGGAGCGGTGGCCGTCGCTGGTGACGTCGCTGGTCGTCTCCGGCTCCGTCTTCGCCATGACGGACTCGATCGGCAAGGCCACGCTGGACCAGCTCGGCTTCGCCTCCTCGTCGGAGCTCCTAATGCCGGAGTCCATCAAGGGACTCAAGGCCCTCCTCTCCATCTCCATGCACAAGAAGCTCTGGTTCCCCGACTTCCTCTACAGGGATTTCCTGGAG ATCATGTTCAGCAACAGGAAGGAGAGAGCAGAGCTACTGGAAGGTTTGGTGATCAGCAACCAAGACGCCAAAGTGCCCACTTTGGATCAG AGAATCCTGTTATTGTGGGGAGAGAATGACAACATATTTAACTTAGAGCTTGCCAAGAAGATGAAAGA ACAACTGGGCGAGAAGGCTACTGTGGAAATCATAGAGAACGCAGGGCATCTTGTTCACGTCGAGAGGCCGTGTGTTTACAATCTCCACCTAAAGAAATTCCTTGAACTCGTCAATTCTGAAGACGCCAAGAACTGA